The nucleotide sequence CCCTAAACTTAACCAATTATTCATTTGGTCGTAAACTGGGGCAATGCGATCAAATAATGCTTTGATTTCTGAAGCATCTGGTAAGGCTTCGTTTAACATATTAAAAATTCAGCAATGGCTTTTCTATTATCTAATATTTGTGACACGGCTAGGTGATCGATTATAATATTTTAAGTTGTCAATAACCTCAAAATATGGTATCAACTCACTCCAATTTTAACTATCCCCTTGCCCGCAAAGACAATCAAGTAGACTCTTATCACGGTGTTGAAGTTTCTGATCCTTATCGATGGCTTGAAGACCCCGATTCAGAAGAAACTCGTGCTTGGGTAGAAGCAGAAAATCAGGTGACATTTGCCTATTTAGCGCAAATTTCTGCCCGTGATCAGATTAAAGAACGTCTGACGAAACTTTGGGATTATGAAAAATATAGTGTGCCCTTTAAACAGGGTGAGCGTTATTTTTATTTTAAAAATGATGGGCTACAAAATCAAAGTGTTCTCTATACTTTACAGTCTTTAGATGATACGCCGCGAGTTTTATTAGACCCGAATACTTTTTCAGAAGATGGCACGGTTGCTCTGTCGGGATTAGCCGTTAGTGAAAACGGAAATTTGCTGGCTTATGGGTTATCAACTTCGGGGTCAGATTGGATAGAATGGAAAGTTAAAGATATTGAAAGCGGCGAAGATTTAGCCGATCATCTCAAATGGGTGAAGTTTTCCGGTGCGGCATGGACTCACGACAATCAAGGTTTTTTCTATAGCCGCTACAATGAACCGAATGAAAAAACTAAGTTAGAAGACCTTAATTATTTTCAAAAGCTTTATTATCATCGTTTAGGAACTCCTCAATCTGAAGATCTTCTCATTTATGAACGTCGAGATCAAAAAGAATGGGGATTTAATGGAGGAGTGACAGAAGATGGACGCTATTTAATTATTAGTGTCTGGAAAGGGACTGAGCAGAAAAACTTAATTTTTTATAAAGATTTACAAAATGCCGAGGCCAACGTTATTGAGTTAATTAATGAGTTTGAAGCCAATTATAGTGTAATTGATCATGAAGGCTCAATTTTTTGGTTACAGACGGATTTAATGGCACCTAAAGGTCGGGTAATTGCTATTGATATTAATAACCCAGATAAAAACCATTGGCAAGAAATTATCCCCGAAACAGAAGACACGCTTCAATCAGTGGGCCTTCTCAATAATCAATTTGTGGTAGAGTATCTCAAAGATGCCCAT is from Gloeothece verrucosa PCC 7822 and encodes:
- a CDS encoding prolyl oligopeptidase family serine peptidase — its product is MVSTHSNFNYPLARKDNQVDSYHGVEVSDPYRWLEDPDSEETRAWVEAENQVTFAYLAQISARDQIKERLTKLWDYEKYSVPFKQGERYFYFKNDGLQNQSVLYTLQSLDDTPRVLLDPNTFSEDGTVALSGLAVSENGNLLAYGLSTSGSDWIEWKVKDIESGEDLADHLKWVKFSGAAWTHDNQGFFYSRYNEPNEKTKLEDLNYFQKLYYHRLGTPQSEDLLIYERRDQKEWGFNGGVTEDGRYLIISVWKGTEQKNLIFYKDLQNAEANVIELINEFEANYSVIDHEGSIFWLQTDLMAPKGRVIAIDINNPDKNHWQEIIPETEDTLQSVGLLNNQFVVEYLKDAHSSIKIFNLDGSLVREVELPGLGSVGGFNGKRYDTETFYMFTGFTMPSTIYRYDLISGKSTLFRQPQVDFNPDDYVTEQVFYSSKDGTKIPMFITHKKGLVLDGNNPTYLYAYGGFNVSITPNFSVSNVVWMEMGGVYAVPNLRGGGEYGEEWHQAGMKLKKQTVFEDFIAAAEWLIENNYTSSEKLAIGGGSNGGLLVGACMTQRPDLFAAALPSVGVMDMLRFHKFTIGWAWCSEYGSPENEEEFKVLYAYSPLHNLKPGTTYPSTMITTADHDDRVVPAHSFKFAAALQASHQGENPVLIRIETKAGHGAGKPTAKMIEEVADKWAFLAATLKMNGLGKG